The sequence below is a genomic window from Synechococcus sp. PCC 7335.
GTCCGGATAGGGGACCAAATCAGGTGTGCCACCTAAAGGTTCAAACCAGCGAACTTTTAGACCTTCTCTAGTTAGCGCTTGGTTCAAGCGTGCATCTCGCACACGTCCATAGATCCGTTCATAGTCTATATAGCTATAAATGCCATCAGACTGAGTCTCTCTAACTAGTTTCGGCAGCACCTCTACTGGATCGCCTGAGCGCAAAATCAATCTGCCGCCACGCGATCGCAAGTCCTCATCCAAAGCCGCAAGACAGCTCAGCATAAACCGTACTCGCCCCGATCCCGTTTCTGGATGCTTCAACAGCGCCCGATCAAATACAAAGACAGGGACAATCAGGCCTCGCCGGGCGGCTCGATAAAGCGGCTCGTGGTCTGCAATTCTCAGATCTCGGCGAAACCAAACAACAGTACGATTCATGCTGACAAGAAATGACCTCGACACTTGCTGTACAAAGGGTTGCCGCTAGCGATTGTTTACACTAAGACTCCACCGACGTGATTAGTCTCTACCCCTAGACCAACATCCCAAAGTCGATCTCATGATCGACTATTGGGATCATAAGACAATAGCAGTTCATCCGAACTACTATTCCCCGAGTGTAGATTGCCTTGAACGATGACTTGGAAACATATACTGGCTATGACTTTATCTTCAGGCAATAGCCTTTCTAGAAAGACTAGCCGCCAAAACTAGCAGTTAAAACCAGTTCGCTAGCCAGTAGTTAGTCGCTGGCTGGCTCTAACCAGCTATAAATTGGCGTAGACAACAACGCAGCTACCTCGTCCGCACCGACCGCTTTATGAAATAGATAACCCTGACCATACTGGCAGCCTAGCTTTTGCAGTTGATTAAGCTGCGTGCTATTTTCGATACCCTCGGCTACCACTTCCATATTCATTGTCTTGGCCATACTAATAATCAGCGGGACAATTCCCAGGCTGTCTGGATCATCGGTGATTGACTTGACGAATAATCTATCTACCTTCAAGCAGTCAACGGGTAGCTGGTGCAGATAGCTCAGCGCAGAATATCCTGTACCAAAATCATCGATACTTAATCGAATATTCTGCTGCTTTAGCGCCTGCAAGATTTCATCTACTAATTCATGATCTCCAATCAGAGCCCGCTCCGTTAGCTCCAACCTCAAGCGGTGTGCAGAGATACCTGCAGAGTCTATACAGTGCTGTATGTGGCTTAGAATAGAAGGCTGCAAAAGCTGCTCTGCAGCAATATTGACGCTAATCGTAATCTCGCTATCTAGCACACCGGCTTTTTCCCAGTCAGATATGTGCATGCAGGCCATCTTTAGGACCTGTGCGCCTAGCTCAACAATAAAGCCTGTTTCCTCTGCAAACGGAATGAAATCGTTGGGCGGAATTAACCCTTCTACCGGGTGCCGCCAACGCACGAGGGCTTCAAAGCCGACTACCTTCATGCGCCTTATATCAATGATTGGTTGATAGTGAACCTCGAATTCTTCCCTTTGCAGGGCTAGGCGCATACCTGTCTCGAGATTCAATAGCTTCACAGCCAGATGGTGCATGCCCGGTTCAAACCAGCAATACTTGAGGTGCATGTGTGCTTTGGCTTGATACATCGCTACATCCGCATCGCGCAGCAAATGTTCTGCAGAAGCATAGCTGCTATCGCCCCATACCATACCAATACTGGCAGTAGAGAAAATATTGTGCCCAGCGAGCAAGAAGGGTCGAGAAAGGATTCCATAAACAGTTTCAGCAAAAGCAGTCACAGCCGTTTGGTCAGCAATACCTACTAGCAAAATACCGAATTCATCGCCGCCAAAGCGAGCTACCATATCGACTTCGACGTGCTTTTGCTCCAGGTTGGTAAGCCTACGAGCAATGCCTTTCAAAAGCTGATCACCAATGCGATGTCCCAACGAATCGTTGATCCTTTTGAAGCGATCACAATCTAGAAATAAAACTGCAAAGGACGTCTGGGGATCGTCTTGAGAATGTGATATCACATTGTCTAAACGTCTTAAGAACGACGGCCGGTTGGGTAGACGAGTCAGGCGATCGCTTTGAGCTAGATCGAGCATTTGACTATGAGCTAGCTCAAGTAGCTGTGTTCTTTCATTAACACGTTTTTCTAGCTCAACATTGATCTGCTCTTGCCGCTTCCGGGCTAGCCGTAGCTCGATTTGCAACTGTACACGAGCGATCACCTCCTCAGTCTGGAACGGCTTAGTCACATAGTCTGCCGCACCGCTGCGAAACGCTTGGATTTTATTGAGAGGAGCATCCAACGCGCTCAGAAAAATTACTGGAATATGAGCAGTAGCTGATACCGTGCGCAGCCGTCTGCAAACTTCGTGGCCATCCATATCGGGCATCATGATATCTAGCAGAATCAGAGCAGGTTGATGGCTCTGTGCCAGCATCAGCGCCTCAAGCCCGTTGGATGACTGAATGACTTCATAACCTGCAGAAGTCAGTAGTTTGGACAATACAAATAGATTAGTCGGTGTATCATCAACAATCAAAATGCGGCCTAGCTGTTGGTTCACCATCTGACAAGAAGCAGACTGGAGCAAGCTAGGTGGAAAAGTCATATGTGTTTCCGACAATGTTCTATCCAAAAGACTAGGCTGACGAAACTGAACGCTCAGTTGTTCATTGATTCTTCATTCATGGAGCTATTTACTACACTTTCTAGAGATACCCTAGGTATGTCCTGCGATAGGTATGTCGTGCGAGTAGATAGCGGTCAGCCAAGTTAGTCTAGCGATACAGTAATACTGAACAAAACGGAATATCGCTATAGAAACCTGCCAAGTAGTTGTAAATCTGTCCTGAAAATCAGGTTCTAAAAATAGTTAGTTAGCTTAAGGTGATTGAACGATAGCTGTTGAAGATAGCTTTCGAGTCACAAGAGATTAGCATTGGGGGTTATCTCTATTGTCATAGTTGAAGCTGCTATAAGAGCGAAGATTTAATAATTTGCTCAAATTTGTTAAATCCATATACTTAGCTACCACCCAAAATCATTTATTGCGCCCCACAGATATCTCCTTTAAAGAACTATGGGTCTTTTAGAAGACTATGGTTCGGTTTAATTAATTCTGGTTGATTAGGAAAACATAGTACCCAGCTGCTAGCTGAACTATTGATTTGTAAAGATAACAAGGCAGAGCTTTAGGAAATTGAAACGTTCCTTAATGATCAGCGCTTACTTAGGTTCAACCTCTGCAAGCAGTCCATCACAAGCATCCAAAAGCAGGTCAATCACATAGTCAAATCCCGCCTCGCCACCATAATAAGGATCTGGAACTTCCTTATCACGATGACTTCGACAGTAGTCACACATCAGCTTTATCTTGTGGGCATAGCAGTTGCTTTCATCCAGATTCAGGATATTTTGATAGTTGCTGTAGTCCATCGCCAGGATCAGATCAAAAGTCTCCAAATCGGCTGCTGTCAACTGTCTAGACTGGCCTACTAGCGTCATTCCTCGTCGCTGAGCGGCTACGTTCATTCGGCGATCGGGTGAACTGCCCACGTGATAGCTGCTAGTACCTGCCGAGTCGCACACGATTTTGTCACCTAACGATCGCTGGGCAACTAGATGATTCATAATGTTTTCTGCCGAAGGCGAGCGGCAGATGTTGCCTAAGCAGACAAAGAGAAGGCGGGTAGGCATAGACGCTCTTGTATCTGGGGTTACTAAACTACATTCCTGGTAGGCTCAGTCCACCTGTTAGCTCTTCCATCTGCTCACGCATGGTTGCTGTGGACTTGTTATATGCATCTAGCATCGCCGCTTTGACCAGATCAGAAAGGACTTCTGCACCTTCGCCTAGAGCCTCTTCAGAAATCGCTACGCCACGCGGCTCTTGGTTGCCACTCATGATGACTTTGACTAATCCACCACCAGCGGTGCCTTCAATCTCCATCTGCTCAAGTTCTTCTTGAAGGCGTTTTGCCCCTTCTTGAACCTGCTGTGCTTTTTTAAAGGCCTCGCTTAGCTCTTTCATTTTGCCAAGGCCGAATCCAAATCCTTGTCCTTTTGTCATGGCTCTTTAGTTTGTTTGATAAATCGACTGTCAAACTATAGCACTGGCTCGGGGGGAGTCGAAGCTGGGAGAGTCGAAGTCACCAATGATTTTGACTTCGGGTTCGAGTCGGATACCGTTACGCTCTTCAATCACAGCTTGGGTGTAATGAATTAAAGCGAGAACGTCATCAGCCCGGGCACCTCCTAGGTTGACAATAAAATTGGCATGAAGGGTGGAAGTTTGGGCCTTACCAATTTGGTGGCCCTTAAGTCCGGCTGCCTGAATTAGGCTACCGGCACTGTGATGTAAAGGATTGCGAAAGACGCTGCCACAGTTAGGAAGGTGGTAGGGCTGAGTTTTTCGCCTTGATCTTAGGTCGCTAGCTGTAGCCGCTTTGATTTGGGTAGGATCGTGGCCAGGACTGAGCTGAAAAGTAGCCGAAACGACGGTGCGATCGCTCCCCTGAAGATTAGACGTTCGATATCGAAAGCCTAAGTCAGCAGGCGTTAAGGTGCTCAGTGTGCCATCAGGATCAACAACTTCGGTCTCTACTAGAATGTCGGCCGTTTCTCCGCCATGGGCGCCCGCATTCATTACAACGGCTCCGCCGACAGTGCCTGGAATACCAATAGTCCATTCAAACCCTTTGAGCCCCTGACGAGCCGCTTTCCAGGCCAACGACGACCAAGGCTCTCCGGCAGCAGCGGTCACTCTACCGGTAACTGCATCGAAGCAACTCTGTCTGAGCGCTCTGGTGCAAACAACTAGACCGGGCAAGCCGCGATCGCTAATCAACAGATTCGACCCTGCTCCTAGCATAGTGACACTCAATTCTCTTGTTCTTGCCCAAGCCAAAGCGGATCGTAGCTGAGCGACTGTCTTTGGCAGCACTAGCCACTCTGCCTTGCCTCCGACCCGTAAGCTGGTAAGTTTGGCGAGTGGCGCCCCGGCGATGATATTGAGGTTTGCTTGAGCAGCGTCTACACCAGAAGCATCTGAATGCAAGCTGTCTACAAGTTGTACGTTGTCAGCCATTTTCGCCAGCTATCTTTTTGAGCATTTATCTAGGTCAGTAGCGCCTCCTAAGTAAGTGCGGCTTCAGGCGCAGGCACGGAGGTATAGGCAGCCATCACTTCAGGAATAATCTGGTTGAGGTTGCCAGCCGTTAGGAAAATCACGATATCGCCTGAGCTTAGGCTCGTCATCAGCACTCGCTTGGTATTTTCTAACGTGCCGCAATACTCAGTGCTAGGTAAGTGCTGAGCGATCACATCTGCTAGTTTTTCACCGGTAATCCCAGTGAGATTAGCTTCGCCGGCGCTGTAGATATCAGTGACTAGCAGGCGGTCAGCTCCTTCAAAGCAAGTAGAGAATTCGCTCAGCAAGGTCGTTGCCCGGCTATAGCGATGAGGTTGAAAAACGGCAACAATCCTACGCCCGCGGCCTGATGGCAACTGTTGAGATCGTTGAACTTGAGCAGCAGCTAGCGTTGCTTTGATTTCGCTAGGGTGGTGGGCATAGTCATCAACAAACAAAATCTCGTTGTGAAAGCCACGGTGCTCAAATCGGCGACGGGCTCCTTTAAAGTTAGGCAGATGAGTTTGGATGCTCTCAAAGCTAACGTGCAGCAGTCGTGCTACCGCGATCGCTGCTAGGGTATTACTCAGATTGTGCAGACCTAAAAGCGGAATGGTGAGATTCCCCAAGAGCTTTCCTCGCTCCAAGATATCGGCAGTCATACCATCAGCAGTCTCGACGATATTAATGGCTTTGTAGTCAGCCTTAGCCTCTGCCTCTACGCTATAGGAAATAGTCGGCTGGATGCGATCGCGCACTGTCGGACAATCAATCGAACCCACCACCGTTTTACACTTGGTGACAAACTGATCGAAGATAGCCACTACCTGATCGAGACTAGTGTAGTGGTCAGGATGATCAAGCTCGATGTTGGTAATCACCCCAATCTGAGACGACAGCTTGACTAGAGATCCATCTGATTCATCCGCCTCAGCAACAACGTAGTCACTCTGACCAACGTAGGCGTTGCCACACCAGGCACTGACCTCCCCACCAATAATAATCGTCGGATCAACGCCGGCTTTGAGTAGCAAATAACCGGTGATGCTACTTGTGGTGGTTTTGCCATGAGTACCGGCGATCGCAATGCCTTTTTTCTCATTCATTAGCGCCGCCAAGATATCCGATCGATGAAAGATCGGACACCCCAAAGCCAGTGCCTGTTTATACTCCGCGTTGCTCTCACCGATGGCTGTCGAGCAAACTACCTGAGGTAGCATCGTCTGGAGTACTCTGGCCTCCTTTGGCAGCACCGTGACATTCTCAACTGTTAAAACTGCTTGCCGCCCTTCGGCTTTCTCTTTGTCCTTATTTGTAAAAAAGTCTAAATTCTCTGCTCGTTGCTGATTGAAAATATGCGCCCCTTGATTCGCAAGCCGCTCAGTAATATGGCTCAAACGCAGATCAGATCCTGAGACCTTCAGCCCACGGCTTGCTAAAACATGCGCCAGAGCCGACATCCCAATTCCACCAATTCCAATAAAGTGAAACGGTCTGCCGCTGAAATCTACTGAATTCAGCATGTTTAATTTCCCCTCAAGCCGTGGCACATCAAAATAATCAGGCGTATCATAACAGGAATCTCCAGTGCGACCCTAGCTAACCTCATTCGACCTTACTCGACTAAGCATTTAGATAGGTATTCATACATAGCCTCTTCAAGTCAGAACATACCCATTACGGGTTTTATGTATCAAACTACGTTGAAACGCCAACCTCGACATCTCTCTCATCTTTACTAATAGGTATAAAGACCTAAGTAAGAAATGCAGGTGACGATGATGCGATATGATTAGGGTTGCTTATAGAGACTTAACTTTAAGTCATTTTCTGTATCTGAAAATACGAGGTTAGCGCGCAGTGGTTAGAGTAGCAATTAATGGTTTTGGGCGAATTGGCCGGAACTTCCTACGGTGTTGGTTGACACGCGAAAACAGTAATCTGGAACTGGTTGCTGTCAACAACACATCAGATCCTCGGATCAACACCCACCTGTTGAAGTACGACTCTTTGCTCGGTCGGCTAGATGCAGATATCTCATACGATACCGACACAATGACTGTGAATGGCAATGTCATCAAGTGCTACTCGGATCGCAATCCTAGCAACCTCCCTTGGAAAGAATGGGACATTGATCTGGTCATCGAGTCCACAGGTGTTTTCAATAGTGAAGAAGGTGCTTCTCGTCACATTGAAGCAGGTGCTACCAAAGTTTTGATCACCGCGCCTGGGAAAGGTGGGCATGTTGGTACCTACGTCATGGGCGTAAACGATCAAGACTATGCACACGATAAGCAAAACGTCATCAGCAACGCCAGCTGTACCACTAACTGCTTAGCTCCGGTTGTTAAAGTCATCAACGACAACTTTGGCATTGTCAAAGGCACAATGACCACTACTCACAGCTACACAGGCGATCAGCGAATTTTGGATGCGAGTCACCGCGATCTCCGTCGGGCGCGGGCCGCGGCTGTCAACATTGTTCCGACAACTACTGGCGCAGCTAAAGCAGTTGCCTTAGTCATTCCAGAAATGTCTGGGAAGCTGAACGGAATTGCACTACGTGTACCGACCCCTAACGTTTCTATCGTCGACTTAGTGGCTCAAGTCAGTAAAAAGACAATCACTGACGAGCTGAACGATGTGCTCAAGCATGCCGCTGAGACTAATATGAAAGGCATCTTAGGCTACACCGAAGAGCCTTTAGTCTCTGTCGACTTCCGTAAAACAAACGTCTCTGCAACTATTGACTCTCAGCTATCTTTAGTGATGGACGGCGACATGGTCAAAGTCATCGCCTGGTATGACAACGAGTGGGGATACTCTCAGCGCGTTGTTGATCTTGCGGAATTGGTTGCTAGCAAGTGGGAAGGTTAGTCCCTGCTGTAGGTCGTTACTTTTGATCTCGGTGAAAAAGCGGATAAAACAGCATAGGAAAGAGAAGCAGGGGCCAAGCGCTCCTGCTTTTTTATACGTTAGGCTTTTATAGCTGTGCTTTCTATATCTTTTATATTTTTCTATAGCTCACCGTTGCCTCATACCGTTGATTTTTACTGATTGATTTGTGCCTAACTCTGTTTTCTCATTAGAAAAGTGTTTGTTTACACCTGCGGCCTCAGTGGCGGATGCGGTGCCATTAATCTATGCATTTCCGAACGAATACAGCGTTGGTATCACCAGCTTGGGCTATCAAGTGGTGTGGTCAATACTGGCACAAAGAGCAGATATTGAAGTGAGTCGTCTGTTTACCAACGCGCGCGAGTCAATGCCAGTGCGAGCGGAACTGATGGGATTTTCCCTGTCTTGGGAGCTGGACTATGTCAATGTACTAGACCTGCTAGAAGATCAGCGCATTCCTATAAGAGCCAAGGAGAGAACAGCAGATCACCCTTTGGTATTTGGCGGTGGGCCAGTTTTAACGGCTAATCCAGAACCGTTTGCGGCCTTTTTCGATGTCATTCTGCTAGGTGATGGCGAAACGCTGCTGCACGATTTTCTAGACGAGTATCAGCGGGTACGGCATGCCGACAGATCAGCTCAACTCAAGGCGCTGGCGCAGGTTCCAGGCGTTTATGTTCCCGAACTTTATGCGGTGACTTATGTCTCTAAATTAGGACCGATTGCTGCTATTGCGCCTATCGATAAAGAAGTGCCTGCTGTCGTCAAAAAGCAAACCTATCGCGGCAATGTGCTATCGGCTTCAACAGTAGTGACCGAAAAAGCTGCCTGGGAAAATATCTTTATGGTAGAGGTGGTGCGTAGCTGTCCGGAGATGTGTCGGTTTTGTCTGGCGAGCTATCTGACCCTACCGTTTCGAGCGGCTAGTATCGAAGCCTCGCTGATTCCAGCGATCGAGAGAGGATTGCAGGCAACTAGGCGGCTGGGGCTGTTAGGCGCATCGATTACACAGCATCCTGAGTTTGAAGCGTTGCTGGACTATCTCAACCAGCCTCAGTATGACGATGTGCGGCTAAGTATGTCGTCGGTGAGAACAAATACAGTCAACCAAAAGCTTGCAAAAACTTTGGTCACTCATGGCTCTAAGTCAATCACAATCGCCATCGAAAGCGGCTCCCAAAAGGTGCGCGATATTATCAACAAAAAGCTGAATACTGATGAGATTGGAACCGCAGCGCATCAGGCTAAATTGGGTGGACTAGCCTCGTTGAAGCTATACGGTATGGCTGGCGTACCTGGGGAAAATGAGGACGATCTTGACCAAACGGCGGCGCTGATGATTACGCTCAAAAAGCAGGTACCCGGTCTAAAACTGACGCTAGGATGCAGTACATTTGTGCCCAAAAGTCATACGCCGTTTCAGTGGTATGGTGTCAACCCGCAAGCAGAGAAGCGACTCAAGTTTTTGCGTAAGCGGCTCAAACCTTGTGGCATAGATTTTCGGCCGGAAAGCTATAGCTGGTCCGTAATTCAAACGCTCATTTCAAGAGGCGATCGCAGACTTGCCGATTTACTAGAGCTCACACGAGGCTATGGCGACACTTTGGGCAGCTATCGCCGTGCGTTCAAGGCGCTAAAAGGAACTTTGCCACCCCTAGACTTCTATGTATATGAGCAGTGGTCAACTGAACAGGTACTCCCCTGGGACCATCTAGAGGGCCCTCTACCAAAAGCTACTCTAGTCAAGCATTTGATAGAAGCTGAGACGCATATGCAGTCGATTTAGGAACGCTCCTTTATCAAAAAGCCAGCCTCCTTATAGCTATCTATCGTCTTTATCCGATGACTTTAGCCATCAGCTAAAGCTGTAGTTACTGTAAACTCTGTAGTCTTCGACTTATTTGCCGTCGTTCTTTGAAGCGTCGAATTTGCCTAAAGATGATGCAAGGCAAGGTCACAGGGCTAAGCAGAGTCGCAACCAAGATAAACAGAACGGCTTCAGGCGATAGCACGGCATCCTCGTCATTCACGAATGCAATCAGGACGCTGATAAGAGTAATACCAGCTATTGCGTAATAAAAAGTGGTCATCTTTTTTAGAGGCTTGGTCTTCTACGGTTTGCGCACCCAGAGTTTACCCACTCAGATAAGAGAGACCGATAGATAAATACTGTTACAGATCTCAATATGTGATGAATTGAATGTGCCTATCGTAGCCTAAGCAAACTTTCATGTGGTCAGACTATAGACAGAATTATTATTGGCATTTGCTCTTAATAGTATATGAGCTATTGACTAAGAACATGCGTAGCTTTTGAGCCGCTTGACTGGAGGAAAGCCCTGTCACGGCTATCTCTGGAACAAGGCGATCGCGATTCTCGAGCCCGTAGCGATAGGTGCGATCATAGTAGTCAAGGGTAATTGAGACAGCAGTAGCTAGATCGCCTACTTGAATAGCAGCGATCGCGGCTTGCGTTCTTTGTCCTCCTAGCCGTTTACGAATTCGCTCAGTAGCTGAGATTAGATCGGCAGGTGTCGCTTTGCCATAGATATCTACCAACAGCGCTACTCTCTCTGAGATAGGACGAGTAATCTCTAGAGCAAAGGCCGCTTCCATCTGTTCAAACAACTCTGCGGGTATTCGACAGGCACCCACTCGCCGGCTCTCTGCTTCAATCCAAACCGGTCGATCAGGGACAAATTGCTGCCATTCGAGCGCCAAAATGTTTTCAAATTGTTCAGTGCTAGGCTGGGGCGGTAAGCACAGTGCGCCGAAGCTGCTGCCACGGTGGTTAGCATACCCTTCTAAATCAAGCACCTGTTCACCCTGCTCGGCTAGTGCATGCAGAATATCTGTCTTGGCTGTGCCGGTCATGCCCCCTAGCAGAACAATCTTCTTAGTAATAGATAAAGTACTGCGAACCCACTGGCGAAAGGTTTTGTAACCACCTTCGAGCGTAACTATATCAAAGCCTGCAAGATCAAGTGCCCAAGCGATCGCACCGCTACGCATCCCACCACGCCAGCAATGAACTCGCACCGCTCCATCAGGAGCTAACACTTTTGCTTGTCGGATAAACTCTCCTAGTTTGGGACCTACGAGATCGAACCCTAGCTCTACTGCCTGTTCTCTGCTCTGTTGCTTGTAGCAAATGCCCACTTTAGCGCGTTCTTCGTCTGTGAATAGCGGAAAGCTAATCGCGCCTGGAATATGACCTTGCTCAAATTCACCCGGACTACGCACATCCAAAATTGGACCCGCTGCATTGAGGAATTTATCAATAGAGACTACGGAAATGTGAGACACAAATATAACTTTAGCGATAGGTAAGCTCTCATATCCTAGTTCTTTTGGTTCATTTGTTCGAGGGTTATCTACTTTGCTCTGTGCTGCTTTAGAAAGCTCATAAATAGTTGGGATTTCAGTGGAACATACGTTCGAGATGGATAAACGAACTAGACCGCTGCATTGAAGTTCTGTTGCCGTCGTCTCATAGGTAGGAAACACTTCAACTACCACAAGACGCTTTTGTTAACGCATCTGCTTGCAGAAGATCTTGTAGTAGAGGCTCAACCGGCCGAGGGAGGTTATTTCTGCTTTTGTTAGAGAAAGTTTTCGAGTAATTCTTTGAAACAACCAAAACCTTGACTCTGTCTCTAAAAAGTAATTACTCACAAGATAGAGGAATCAACGTTGCGAGCGCAAGCAACAGCTAAATACCGCTGGTATTGTTGATTTGTTCGCACATGACAATCAACTGTGTCCGATGTCGTAAGCTAATGTGCGTTCGCTTGTGGAAACCAGCTCGTTTGGAATCTAGCTAGTAGCTGATGTACAAGGTTACTTGTCCACTGATGGTTTGTTCTTGTCCGAGGACGATGGTGCTAGCAGCAGTATCAGCTAGGCGATTTTCGACAGCTTCTGGACGAGGAACAGGGACGCTAACAGAGCCAATAGAGATATTCACAATTTCTGCGCGAGAGAGTCCTAATGTACTTAGCACCGTGTCCGCCTGCTGCTGCGCATCTTCAACAGCGTTAGCAAGTGCTTGCTGTCTAGCTGCAGTAGTCACATCATCTTCTGCGACAAAGCTAATGCCGTTGATTTGAGTCGCACCTCGATTGACAGCCTCATCTATGAGGGGTCCTGCCGCTTCGGTTGGTACTCTAAATCTAACGGTGTTAGTCGCTTGGTAGCCAATTAGCCTCTGCCTGTTGTTTGCATAGTCATAGCGAGGGTTAAGCGAGATGCCACTTGTCTCTAACTTTTGCACATTATCTTGCGATTGCAACCACTCAATCACGGCTGTAGACTGCTGAGCCGCCTGCTGTTGAGCTGATTGAGCCGTCTCTGCTTCTATGTTCACGCCTAGATTAACTTGAGTTAGCGTAGTAGGGATTGACTGTATCCCTACCCCAGTAACACTCAACACTCGCTCTGACTGATGCACAGGACCACTATTCGTTTGAGCTATGGCTGAGCCAGAGCGCAGGGTGTAGCCTCCTACTGGAACCAGAGTCATCATTGCCAATGCTAAAGCCCACCTTCGACGGCCTAACTGCTTAGGTCGGATTAGCCAAAGTTTCATCACATATTTCCTCAATGTATCTTCGATGCGTTCATCTACTGAACTTCATCTACTAAAAATGCAGATAACTCACTACAGAATACTGTCACTATGATTGAGAAAAGCACTGGTTTCAGTTTCAGTAACCTCTCACTGGTTCTGCCAGCATGGTTCTGCCAACATTTTAACAATTACATTTGATTGGCATTGAAACAGCTAAAACT
It includes:
- a CDS encoding low molecular weight protein-tyrosine-phosphatase codes for the protein MPTRLLFVCLGNICRSPSAENIMNHLVAQRSLGDKIVCDSAGTSSYHVGSSPDRRMNVAAQRRGMTLVGQSRQLTAADLETFDLILAMDYSNYQNILNLDESNCYAHKIKLMCDYCRSHRDKEVPDPYYGGEAGFDYVIDLLLDACDGLLAEVEPK
- a CDS encoding radical SAM protein — protein: MPNSVFSLEKCLFTPAASVADAVPLIYAFPNEYSVGITSLGYQVVWSILAQRADIEVSRLFTNARESMPVRAELMGFSLSWELDYVNVLDLLEDQRIPIRAKERTADHPLVFGGGPVLTANPEPFAAFFDVILLGDGETLLHDFLDEYQRVRHADRSAQLKALAQVPGVYVPELYAVTYVSKLGPIAAIAPIDKEVPAVVKKQTYRGNVLSASTVVTEKAAWENIFMVEVVRSCPEMCRFCLASYLTLPFRAASIEASLIPAIERGLQATRRLGLLGASITQHPEFEALLDYLNQPQYDDVRLSMSSVRTNTVNQKLAKTLVTHGSKSITIAIESGSQKVRDIINKKLNTDEIGTAAHQAKLGGLASLKLYGMAGVPGENEDDLDQTAALMITLKKQVPGLKLTLGCSTFVPKSHTPFQWYGVNPQAEKRLKFLRKRLKPCGIDFRPESYSWSVIQTLISRGDRRLADLLELTRGYGDTLGSYRRAFKALKGTLPPLDFYVYEQWSTEQVLPWDHLEGPLPKATLVKHLIEAETHMQSI
- the murC gene encoding UDP-N-acetylmuramate--L-alanine ligase; amino-acid sequence: MLNSVDFSGRPFHFIGIGGIGMSALAHVLASRGLKVSGSDLRLSHITERLANQGAHIFNQQRAENLDFFTNKDKEKAEGRQAVLTVENVTVLPKEARVLQTMLPQVVCSTAIGESNAEYKQALALGCPIFHRSDILAALMNEKKGIAIAGTHGKTTTSSITGYLLLKAGVDPTIIIGGEVSAWCGNAYVGQSDYVVAEADESDGSLVKLSSQIGVITNIELDHPDHYTSLDQVVAIFDQFVTKCKTVVGSIDCPTVRDRIQPTISYSVEAEAKADYKAINIVETADGMTADILERGKLLGNLTIPLLGLHNLSNTLAAIAVARLLHVSFESIQTHLPNFKGARRRFEHRGFHNEILFVDDYAHHPSEIKATLAAAQVQRSQQLPSGRGRRIVAVFQPHRYSRATTLLSEFSTCFEGADRLLVTDIYSAGEANLTGITGEKLADVIAQHLPSTEYCGTLENTKRVLMTSLSSGDIVIFLTAGNLNQIIPEVMAAYTSVPAPEAALT
- the murB gene encoding UDP-N-acetylmuramate dehydrogenase, whose translation is MADNVQLVDSLHSDASGVDAAQANLNIIAGAPLAKLTSLRVGGKAEWLVLPKTVAQLRSALAWARTRELSVTMLGAGSNLLISDRGLPGLVVCTRALRQSCFDAVTGRVTAAAGEPWSSLAWKAARQGLKGFEWTIGIPGTVGGAVVMNAGAHGGETADILVETEVVDPDGTLSTLTPADLGFRYRTSNLQGSDRTVVSATFQLSPGHDPTQIKAATASDLRSRRKTQPYHLPNCGSVFRNPLHHSAGSLIQAAGLKGHQIGKAQTSTLHANFIVNLGGARADDVLALIHYTQAVIEERNGIRLEPEVKIIGDFDSPSFDSPRASAIV
- a CDS encoding EAL domain-containing response regulator, which translates into the protein MTFPPSLLQSASCQMVNQQLGRILIVDDTPTNLFVLSKLLTSAGYEVIQSSNGLEALMLAQSHQPALILLDIMMPDMDGHEVCRRLRTVSATAHIPVIFLSALDAPLNKIQAFRSGAADYVTKPFQTEEVIARVQLQIELRLARKRQEQINVELEKRVNERTQLLELAHSQMLDLAQSDRLTRLPNRPSFLRRLDNVISHSQDDPQTSFAVLFLDCDRFKRINDSLGHRIGDQLLKGIARRLTNLEQKHVEVDMVARFGGDEFGILLVGIADQTAVTAFAETVYGILSRPFLLAGHNIFSTASIGMVWGDSSYASAEHLLRDADVAMYQAKAHMHLKYCWFEPGMHHLAVKLLNLETGMRLALQREEFEVHYQPIIDIRRMKVVGFEALVRWRHPVEGLIPPNDFIPFAEETGFIVELGAQVLKMACMHISDWEKAGVLDSEITISVNIAAEQLLQPSILSHIQHCIDSAGISAHRLRLELTERALIGDHELVDEILQALKQQNIRLSIDDFGTGYSALSYLHQLPVDCLKVDRLFVKSITDDPDSLGIVPLIISMAKTMNMEVVAEGIENSTQLNQLQKLGCQYGQGYLFHKAVGADEVAALLSTPIYSWLEPASD
- a CDS encoding type I glyceraldehyde-3-phosphate dehydrogenase, which codes for MVRVAINGFGRIGRNFLRCWLTRENSNLELVAVNNTSDPRINTHLLKYDSLLGRLDADISYDTDTMTVNGNVIKCYSDRNPSNLPWKEWDIDLVIESTGVFNSEEGASRHIEAGATKVLITAPGKGGHVGTYVMGVNDQDYAHDKQNVISNASCTTNCLAPVVKVINDNFGIVKGTMTTTHSYTGDQRILDASHRDLRRARAAAVNIVPTTTGAAKAVALVIPEMSGKLNGIALRVPTPNVSIVDLVAQVSKKTITDELNDVLKHAAETNMKGILGYTEEPLVSVDFRKTNVSATIDSQLSLVMDGDMVKVIAWYDNEWGYSQRVVDLAELVASKWEG
- a CDS encoding YbaB/EbfC family nucleoid-associated protein, whose amino-acid sequence is MTKGQGFGFGLGKMKELSEAFKKAQQVQEGAKRLQEELEQMEIEGTAGGGLVKVIMSGNQEPRGVAISEEALGEGAEVLSDLVKAAMLDAYNKSTATMREQMEELTGGLSLPGM